From Triticum aestivum cultivar Chinese Spring chromosome 4A, IWGSC CS RefSeq v2.1, whole genome shotgun sequence, a single genomic window includes:
- the LOC123083134 gene encoding ethylene-responsive transcription factor 1B-like, protein MEPYHLQMELPTYDGFHCYHGYSISFSSNTHYTHHQPASQAEAQVNADTGFDYQLSSFSFPMEATSTFFTTPPAASAWEEIVTVPVASPSLLPQGSSSSSRDAPDSPLIGVRKRPWGKYAAEIRDSTRNGARVWLGTFDTPQAAALAYDQAAFSVRGPAAVLNFPVKLVQESLRTLDIGCAAAGDSPALALKRRHCIRKRRPNKKRMSRATATAAEATRQEAAAASSLSTCVLELEDLGADYLDELLALRVLFGSFLGLLDDLRLCVRLKCIRIAWRLFPCQL, encoded by the exons ATGGAACCATACCACCTGCAGATGGAGCTACCTACCTATGATGGCTTCCACTGCTACCACGGCTACTCCATTTCTTTCTCATCCAATACACACTACACGCATCATCAGCCTGCTTCTCAAGCTGAAGCTCAAGTTAATGCTGACACGGGGTTCGACTACCAGCTGTCCTCCTTCTCGTTCCCCATGGAagccacctccaccttcttcactaCACCTCCCGCGGCCTCAGCCTGGGAGGAGATCGTGACGGTGCCTGTCGCGTCGCCGTCGCTGTTACCGCAGGGGAGCTCCAGTAGTTCACGTGATGCGCCGGACTCGCCGCTCATTGGGGTGCGGAAGCGGCCGTGGGGCAAGTATGCGGCGGAGATCCGGGATTCCACCCGTAATGGCGCCCGAGTTTGGCTTGGTACCTTCGACACCCCACAGGCCGCCGCACTCGCCTACGACCAGGCCGCCTTCTCCGTGCGCGGCCCGGCCGCCGTGCTCAACTTCCCGGTGAAGCTCGTGCAGGAGTCGCTGCGCACGCTGGACATCGGCTGCGCCGCCGCGGGGGACTCGCCTGCTCTCGCGCTCAAGCGGCGGCACTGCATCCGAAAGAGAAGACCCAACAAAAAGAGGATGTCCAGAGCCACGGCGACGGCAGCAGAGGCGACGAGGCAGGAGGCAGCCGCTGCATCGTCGTTGTCAACGTGCGTGTTGGAGCTGGAGGACCTTGGAGCGGACTACCTCGACGAGCTGCTCGCCTT GCGTGTCCTTTTTGGCTCATTCTTGGGCCTTCTTGATGATCTAAGACTCTGTGTAAGATTGAAGTGCATTCGGATAGCATGGAG ACTTTTCCCATGTCAATTATGA